A genomic segment from Deinococcus humi encodes:
- a CDS encoding D-alanine--D-alanine ligase family protein — translation MKKRILLLAGGQSGEHEVSLMSARSVLAALPRDQFDVTPVAISKQGRWLPPTDTRQALESGAAGTGGDLVLHRVASAEGYDAVFPLLHGPMGEDGTVQGLLTLAGIPFVGSGVLGSAVSMDKVMTKQVLASAGIPQVEWRLAVRREWQSDADSVRRRATELGFPLFVKPANLGSSVGISKVQGAQELDAALDLAFSLDRRVILEAMTAHKPRELEVGVLGNDSPIASPVGELRFASEFYDYETKYTEGRASVHIPAPIPEEVAGRVRELALSAFKALDCAGLARVDFFYLEESGELLLNEVNTMPGFTQTSMYPKLFEAAGLGYSELVTRLVELALEER, via the coding sequence GTGAAGAAGCGCATTCTGCTGCTGGCTGGCGGCCAGTCCGGGGAACACGAGGTCAGTCTGATGAGCGCCCGCAGCGTCCTGGCGGCCCTGCCGCGGGACCAGTTCGACGTCACGCCCGTGGCGATCAGCAAGCAGGGGCGCTGGCTGCCCCCCACCGACACCCGGCAGGCGCTGGAGAGCGGCGCGGCTGGTACGGGCGGCGATCTGGTGCTGCACCGCGTGGCCAGTGCCGAGGGCTACGACGCCGTGTTTCCGTTGCTGCACGGCCCGATGGGCGAGGACGGCACGGTGCAGGGGCTGCTGACGCTGGCGGGCATTCCCTTTGTCGGCAGCGGCGTGCTGGGTTCGGCGGTCAGCATGGACAAGGTGATGACCAAGCAGGTGCTGGCCTCGGCTGGCATTCCACAGGTGGAGTGGCGGCTGGCGGTGCGCCGCGAGTGGCAGAGTGACGCAGACAGCGTCAGGCGCCGCGCCACCGAGCTGGGATTTCCACTGTTCGTCAAACCCGCCAATCTGGGGTCCAGCGTGGGCATCAGCAAGGTGCAAGGGGCACAGGAACTGGACGCCGCCCTGGACCTGGCTTTCAGCCTGGACCGCCGCGTGATCCTTGAGGCCATGACCGCCCACAAGCCGCGTGAGCTGGAGGTGGGCGTGCTGGGCAACGACTCACCCATTGCCAGCCCGGTGGGCGAACTGCGGTTTGCCTCCGAGTTCTACGACTACGAGACCAAATACACCGAGGGCCGCGCCTCCGTGCACATTCCCGCTCCCATTCCCGAAGAGGTGGCCGGGCGCGTGCGCGAACTGGCCCTGAGCGCCTTCAAGGCGCTGGACTGCGCCGGGCTGGCCCGCGTGGACTTCTTCTACCTGGAAGAGAGCGGCGAGCTATTGCTGAACGAGGTCAATACCATGCCCGGCTTTACCCAGACCAGCATGTACCCCAAGCTGTTCGAGGCGGCGGGCCTGGGTTACAGCGAGCTGGTGACGAGGCTGGTCGAGCTGGCGCTGGAAGAACGCTAG
- a CDS encoding sensor histidine kinase, translating into MNRTPAPRKRRGLSLGFTLLLAMLAVVGLSVGSTFVFSNLAVQGEFRRLPPEVQQYLRAQQEAQRRGEVIVAVPTPQIRTGTPADPYLPPGRSSPDVNGVVRGAGGNDILIEAGARVRGRDDGSGPPRGFTPRTQDFLENIQENLLRVGVLAAAVSALLALFLSRRLAQPILAVSAAAAGLAKGDLSVRAPVLSGERELAELAGNFNEMADNLQTLENERRQAVADIAHELRTPLAIMQARLDALEDGVYTLSPEQVALLSQQTQQLTRLVDDLRTLTLAEAGRLSLHPEAVDLTGLTARVVRDLDDRAGARGITLQLQAPSPIPLRADAGRVRQIAVNLLENALQHAARRIQVSVEVDGAVAWLHVDDDGPGIPEQSREAVFTRFTRLDSSRTRGTGGSGLGLAIVQQLAQAHGGAACAEQSPLGGARFTVRLPVAAGEEAHASP; encoded by the coding sequence TTGAACCGAACGCCAGCCCCCCGCAAGCGGCGCGGCCTCTCGCTGGGGTTCACGCTGCTGCTGGCGATGCTGGCGGTGGTGGGGCTGTCGGTGGGCAGCACCTTCGTGTTTTCCAATCTGGCCGTGCAGGGCGAGTTTCGCCGCCTGCCGCCGGAAGTCCAGCAGTACCTGCGGGCCCAGCAGGAGGCGCAGCGCCGCGGCGAGGTGATCGTGGCCGTACCGACGCCGCAGATTCGGACCGGCACGCCCGCCGATCCGTACCTGCCCCCCGGACGCAGCAGCCCGGACGTGAACGGCGTGGTGCGGGGCGCAGGCGGCAACGACATCCTGATCGAAGCTGGCGCCAGGGTGCGGGGCCGGGACGACGGCAGCGGGCCGCCCAGGGGCTTCACGCCCCGCACCCAGGATTTTCTGGAGAACATTCAGGAAAACCTGCTGCGTGTGGGGGTGCTGGCCGCCGCCGTCTCGGCGCTGCTAGCACTGTTTCTCTCTCGCCGTCTGGCCCAGCCCATTCTGGCCGTCTCGGCGGCGGCGGCGGGACTGGCCAAGGGGGATCTGAGCGTCCGCGCGCCGGTGCTCAGCGGCGAACGCGAGCTGGCCGAGCTGGCGGGCAACTTCAACGAGATGGCCGATAATCTCCAGACGCTGGAAAACGAGCGGCGGCAGGCGGTGGCCGACATCGCCCATGAGTTGCGCACGCCGCTGGCGATCATGCAGGCGCGGCTGGACGCGCTGGAGGACGGCGTGTACACCCTGAGTCCCGAACAGGTGGCGCTGCTCAGCCAGCAGACTCAGCAACTCACGCGGCTGGTGGACGATCTGCGGACGCTGACGCTCGCCGAGGCGGGCCGCCTGAGCCTGCACCCGGAAGCGGTGGATCTGACCGGCCTGACCGCCAGGGTGGTGCGTGATCTGGATGACCGGGCCGGGGCGCGGGGCATCACATTACAGCTGCAGGCGCCGTCGCCCATCCCGCTCCGCGCCGACGCCGGACGGGTGCGTCAGATTGCCGTGAATCTGCTGGAAAATGCCCTGCAACACGCGGCCCGACGGATTCAGGTCAGCGTGGAGGTCGACGGCGCTGTGGCGTGGCTGCATGTGGACGACGACGGCCCTGGAATCCCCGAACAAAGCCGTGAGGCCGTGTTCACCCGTTTCACCAGGCTGGACAGCAGCCGCACGCGCGGCACAGGGGGCAGTGGCCTGGGACTGGCGATTGTGCAGCAGCTGGCCCAGGCCCACGGGGGCGCAGCCTGCGCCGAGCAGAGTCCGCTGGGTGGGGCGCGGTTCACGGTGCGCTTGCCGGTGGCTGCCGGAGAGGAGGCGCACGCCTCGCCCTAA
- a CDS encoding response regulator, whose product MSALLLIVEDEPQLAEVLEAYARQEGYRTERAGDGLAALSAFRAISPDLILLDVMLPGKSGLDVLKTVRADGGTPVILVTARAEETDQIVGLELGADDYVVKPFRPREVMARVKAVLRRASAALEDAERPIRVGPLEVDPRAVIARVNGQALTLTPAEFRLLSHLAESPGRAFTREELLAAALPDSEALERVVDAHLAGVRRKLEGAGAAGLLRTVRGVGYRLEVAG is encoded by the coding sequence ATGAGCGCCCTGCTGCTGATCGTGGAGGACGAGCCGCAACTCGCCGAGGTGCTCGAAGCCTACGCCCGTCAGGAGGGCTACCGCACCGAGCGTGCCGGGGACGGCCTTGCGGCCCTGAGTGCCTTCCGGGCCATCAGCCCAGATCTGATCCTACTGGACGTGATGCTGCCTGGAAAGAGCGGCCTGGACGTGCTGAAGACGGTGCGGGCGGACGGCGGCACCCCCGTCATCCTGGTCACGGCCCGCGCCGAGGAAACCGATCAGATCGTGGGGCTGGAACTGGGCGCGGACGATTACGTGGTCAAGCCGTTCCGACCGCGTGAGGTGATGGCCCGCGTGAAAGCGGTGCTGCGCCGTGCGAGCGCCGCGCTAGAGGACGCCGAGAGACCGATCCGGGTGGGGCCGCTGGAGGTTGATCCGCGCGCCGTGATCGCCCGGGTGAACGGTCAGGCGCTGACCCTGACCCCCGCCGAATTCCGGCTGCTGTCGCATCTGGCCGAGTCGCCGGGCCGCGCCTTTACCCGCGAGGAGCTGCTGGCGGCCGCTCTGCCCGACTCCGAGGCGCTGGAGCGCGTGGTGGACGCACATCTGGCCGGGGTGCGGCGCAAGCTGGAGGGGGCAGGAGCGGCAGGACTGCTGCGAACCGTGCGTGGGGTGGGCTACCGGCTGGAGGTTGCCGGTTGA
- a CDS encoding TolC family protein, whose protein sequence is MNVPRHSRPPPWRLSLLTLALCGAASAQTGAPLTLEDALARLDAAPSVTAARLSVQTAQTGLNAARTALGLTISVSGNAAYSGPLTAADGTVTAGSTSGAAGVNVSLGVLPWSSNQSGLRGAERGLALAQARLTDAQNSARLNVAQQYFAAVLATQEVDIAARTLALRQRQLTVAQTQQSSGNATAGNVLGAQAAVQAAQGAGLQAAASLDAARRGLEAALGGAVGDVTFSTQPPDTVTLPDVAALVAQARATRSEVIAAQNTLGAAQDDLATQQREATLPDVTASVRYGPGGSGGLTTALNLQQGTLSAGYSLPLGGSAQSANRLSASVTGSYVVYSPGQKAQLSAAEASVTQAQLSLNVAQQNVELDVRIRYSTLQTGLITVQTRATAVEVAQLALQTARTRLEAGTGTADDVSAAELELATAQRDLLAARITAQTNLLQLQNAAGGSR, encoded by the coding sequence ATGAACGTTCCCCGACACTCAAGGCCGCCTCCCTGGCGTCTGTCACTCTTGACACTGGCCCTGTGCGGCGCGGCCTCGGCGCAGACTGGCGCGCCCCTGACCCTGGAGGACGCCCTGGCCCGTCTGGACGCTGCCCCCAGTGTGACCGCCGCGCGTCTGAGTGTGCAGACCGCCCAGACGGGGCTGAACGCGGCCCGCACGGCGCTGGGCCTCACGATCAGCGTCAGCGGCAACGCGGCCTACAGCGGCCCGCTCACGGCAGCGGACGGCACGGTCACGGCGGGCAGCACGAGCGGCGCGGCGGGCGTGAACGTCAGCCTGGGCGTGTTGCCGTGGTCCAGCAACCAGAGCGGGCTGCGGGGAGCCGAACGCGGTCTGGCGCTGGCCCAGGCCAGGCTGACCGACGCCCAGAATTCGGCGCGGCTGAACGTGGCGCAGCAGTATTTCGCTGCCGTGCTGGCGACACAGGAGGTGGACATCGCGGCCCGCACGCTGGCCCTGCGGCAGCGACAGTTGACCGTGGCCCAGACCCAGCAGAGCAGCGGCAACGCCACCGCCGGGAACGTGCTGGGCGCCCAGGCCGCCGTGCAGGCTGCCCAGGGCGCAGGCTTGCAGGCCGCCGCCAGTCTGGACGCCGCGCGGCGAGGGCTGGAAGCGGCACTGGGGGGTGCGGTGGGAGACGTGACGTTCAGCACCCAGCCGCCCGACACCGTGACCCTGCCCGATGTGGCGGCGCTGGTGGCACAGGCCAGGGCCACGCGCAGCGAGGTGATCGCGGCGCAGAACACCCTGGGTGCCGCACAGGATGACCTGGCCACGCAGCAGCGCGAGGCCACGCTGCCCGACGTGACCGCCAGCGTCCGCTACGGCCCCGGGGGCAGCGGCGGCCTGACCACGGCCCTGAACCTGCAGCAGGGCACCCTCAGCGCGGGCTACAGCCTGCCGCTGGGGGGGTCCGCCCAGAGTGCCAACCGCCTGAGCGCCAGCGTGACGGGCAGCTACGTGGTGTATTCGCCGGGTCAGAAAGCCCAGCTCTCTGCCGCAGAGGCCAGTGTCACGCAGGCGCAACTGTCGCTGAACGTGGCTCAGCAGAACGTGGAGCTGGACGTGCGAATCCGTTACAGCACCCTGCAAACGGGACTGATCACCGTGCAGACCCGCGCGACGGCGGTGGAGGTGGCGCAACTTGCCCTGCAGACGGCCCGGACCCGCCTGGAGGCAGGCACCGGGACGGCGGACGACGTGAGCGCCGCCGAACTCGAACTGGCGACGGCCCAGCGTGACCTGCTGGCCGCGCGCATCACCGCCCAGACCAACCTGCTTCAACTTCAGAACGCTGCCGGAGGCTCCCGATGA
- a CDS encoding TolC family protein — translation MNRTTPRQRLLLTASLLLVPPALAQSAPSVTATAAVTAALTNNADVKTAQANLDKASAVNRAAQADPSALVAAKLSASGGQAQAQAALRGARLNTLQSTVTAFTALLEAQENVNLQTLQVAVDSKAVQVAQVKQNVGNATALDVEGAQNTLAGSQQNLADARAQVGLASARLSTLTGLGGGVRAAGVATVPKLGATLSKLQAGLGTLTSQVSANNDLAAAQLNVKLADNDFTPARTLQDARTALANAQRSLDSAVKSATQALASAYQTAQNSSELLGVAQAREAAALKTYNQDAARLRSGTISPVELQNSQLALKKAQFARLQAQDNVLEALAALSVASGQNLTGIGGAL, via the coding sequence ATGAACCGCACGACACCACGCCAAAGACTCCTCCTGACCGCCTCCCTGCTGCTCGTTCCCCCGGCGCTGGCCCAGAGTGCGCCCAGCGTGACCGCCACTGCCGCCGTCACCGCCGCCCTGACCAACAACGCCGACGTGAAGACCGCGCAGGCCAATCTGGACAAGGCTTCTGCCGTCAACCGCGCCGCGCAGGCCGATCCCAGCGCGCTGGTGGCCGCCAAGCTGAGCGCGTCCGGCGGGCAGGCCCAGGCCCAGGCGGCGCTGCGAGGCGCACGGCTGAACACCCTGCAGAGCACGGTCACGGCCTTTACGGCGCTGCTGGAAGCGCAGGAGAATGTGAACCTCCAGACCCTGCAGGTGGCGGTGGACAGCAAGGCGGTGCAGGTGGCGCAGGTCAAGCAGAACGTCGGCAACGCCACCGCGCTGGACGTGGAGGGCGCGCAAAACACCCTGGCGGGCAGCCAGCAGAATCTGGCAGACGCCAGGGCGCAGGTGGGCCTCGCCAGCGCGCGGCTGTCCACCCTGACCGGGCTGGGCGGGGGCGTCCGGGCGGCAGGCGTGGCCACGGTGCCGAAACTCGGCGCCACCCTGAGCAAGTTGCAGGCGGGTCTTGGCACGCTGACCTCGCAGGTGTCGGCGAACAACGATCTGGCTGCCGCGCAGCTGAACGTCAAGCTGGCCGACAACGACTTCACCCCAGCCCGTACCCTTCAGGACGCCCGCACAGCCCTGGCAAACGCGCAGCGCAGCCTGGACAGCGCCGTGAAGAGTGCCACGCAGGCCCTCGCCAGCGCGTACCAGACGGCCCAGAACAGCTCCGAACTGCTGGGCGTGGCGCAGGCGCGTGAAGCCGCTGCCCTCAAAACCTACAACCAGGATGCGGCGCGGCTCAGGAGCGGAACCATCAGCCCCGTCGAACTGCAGAATTCGCAACTGGCGCTCAAGAAGGCGCAGTTTGCCCGCCTGCAGGCGCAGGACAACGTGCTCGAGGCCCTGGCCGCCCTGTCCGTCGCCAGCGGGCAGAACCTGACCGGTATTGGCGGGGCGCTGTGA
- a CDS encoding efflux RND transporter periplasmic adaptor subunit: MTTTSSPARGSTARPRRWPLFVLGALLLGSVGGGLYLARTGAETAVAAPTVSTATVQRGMVRISVNGPGTLEAGATRTVGADQAGTVGAVPPVGERVTRGQLLTRLSSDTVEQNVQTAQLNLDKARASLDATRANQASSAAQRGSSVSSAQNSVAQAQQTLAETQRTLDGQRQLHAIGALSDADLNTAQANVTKAELALASARASLNAAQTQSSTGQSSDAENLRGAQIAVQQAQTALETAQQSRASLKLYAPISGVVSTVGADAGTVVNSGTTILTILDDSTLNLPVQIDETEIAGVQAGQTAEVTLDAYDGQTFTGKVARVSPGATQSSGISVFTATVTLPNPDGQLRSGMTAEAEIIQSQERGLIVPSKAIQTVRNRSYVEVPGAEPERVRVTTGATDGTNTVITDGLAAGQEVIVPGTARSTSTSGSSGTRNTGGFGGGPPGGGFGGQP, encoded by the coding sequence GTGACCACCACGTCTTCCCCCGCGCGTGGCAGCACGGCCCGGCCCCGGCGCTGGCCGCTGTTCGTGCTGGGGGCGCTGCTGCTGGGCAGCGTGGGGGGCGGCCTCTATCTGGCCCGCACCGGGGCCGAGACTGCCGTGGCTGCTCCCACAGTGTCCACGGCAACAGTGCAGCGAGGCATGGTTCGGATCAGCGTCAATGGCCCTGGCACACTGGAGGCAGGGGCCACCCGCACGGTCGGGGCCGATCAGGCGGGCACCGTGGGCGCTGTGCCGCCGGTGGGCGAGCGCGTCACCAGGGGGCAACTGCTGACCCGCCTGAGCAGCGACACGGTGGAGCAGAATGTTCAGACCGCACAACTGAATCTGGACAAGGCCCGTGCCAGTCTGGACGCCACACGCGCCAACCAGGCCAGCAGCGCGGCGCAGCGGGGCAGCAGCGTGAGCAGCGCGCAGAACAGCGTCGCGCAGGCGCAGCAGACCCTGGCGGAGACGCAGCGCACCCTGGACGGGCAGCGGCAACTCCACGCCATCGGCGCGCTGTCGGACGCCGATCTGAACACCGCGCAGGCCAACGTGACCAAGGCAGAACTCGCGCTGGCCAGCGCCCGCGCGTCCCTGAACGCCGCCCAGACCCAGAGCAGCACAGGCCAGAGCAGCGACGCCGAGAACCTGCGCGGCGCCCAGATCGCGGTGCAGCAGGCGCAAACCGCTCTGGAAACCGCGCAGCAGTCGCGCGCCAGCCTCAAGCTGTACGCGCCGATCAGTGGCGTGGTTAGTACGGTGGGCGCCGACGCGGGCACGGTGGTCAACAGCGGCACCACCATCCTGACCATCCTGGACGACAGCACCCTGAATTTGCCCGTGCAGATCGACGAGACCGAGATCGCGGGCGTGCAGGCCGGACAGACGGCGGAAGTGACGCTGGACGCCTACGACGGTCAGACCTTCACCGGCAAGGTGGCGCGAGTGTCGCCAGGGGCCACGCAGTCCAGCGGCATCAGCGTGTTCACCGCCACGGTCACGCTGCCCAATCCGGACGGTCAGCTGCGCAGCGGCATGACCGCTGAGGCCGAGATCATCCAGAGTCAGGAACGTGGGCTGATCGTTCCCAGCAAAGCCATCCAGACGGTCCGGAACCGCAGTTACGTGGAGGTGCCCGGTGCGGAGCCTGAGCGCGTACGCGTCACGACGGGGGCCACCGACGGCACCAATACGGTGATCACCGACGGGCTGGCCGCCGGGCAGGAAGTGATCGTGCCCGGCACGGCGCGCAGCACCTCGACCTCTGGCAGCTCGGGCACGCGCAACACGGGTGGCTTTGGCGGAGGCCCCCCTGGCGGCGGGTTTGGAGGTCAGCCATGA
- a CDS encoding ABC transporter ATP-binding protein, with protein MTAPRAIQATGPVISPPPVVDLRGIRKVYEQGDVVFEALKGVDVQIVQGEMVALMGPSGSGKTTLMQIIGLLDRPSAGSYVLGGRDVTTLSENERAEARNTDIGFVFQAFHLLPRLNLLENVEVPLTYAGVTAAERRERALDVLRRVGLEDKARNLPSQISGGQKQRVAVARALAGSPRLLLADEPTGNLDTRTGEEVMALFGELHAEGTTVVLVTHEPEIGAYAERIIRVRDGLVESDERQTPRRADRRSGP; from the coding sequence ATGACCGCTCCACGCGCAATTCAAGCGACTGGGCCTGTGATTTCGCCGCCGCCCGTCGTGGATCTGCGCGGCATTCGCAAGGTCTACGAGCAGGGCGATGTGGTCTTCGAGGCCCTCAAAGGTGTGGACGTGCAGATCGTTCAGGGCGAGATGGTGGCGCTGATGGGGCCGTCGGGCAGCGGCAAGACCACCCTGATGCAGATCATCGGCCTGCTGGACCGCCCCAGTGCGGGCAGCTACGTCCTGGGCGGGCGCGACGTGACCACCCTCAGCGAGAACGAGCGCGCCGAGGCCCGCAACACCGACATCGGCTTCGTGTTCCAGGCCTTTCACCTGTTGCCCAGATTGAACCTGCTGGAAAACGTGGAGGTGCCGCTGACCTACGCCGGGGTGACTGCCGCCGAGCGCCGCGAACGTGCCCTTGACGTGCTGCGCCGCGTGGGCCTGGAGGACAAGGCCCGCAATCTGCCCAGTCAGATCAGCGGCGGGCAGAAACAGCGCGTGGCGGTGGCCCGCGCCCTGGCAGGCAGCCCCCGCCTGCTGCTGGCCGACGAGCCGACGGGCAACCTGGACACCCGCACCGGCGAGGAGGTCATGGCCCTGTTCGGTGAATTGCATGCCGAGGGCACCACGGTGGTGCTGGTCACGCACGAGCCGGAGATCGGCGCCTACGCCGAGCGCATCATCCGCGTGCGTGACGGCCTGGTGGAATCCGATGAGCGACAGACCCCCAGACGGGCAGACAGGCGGTCAGGCCCATGA